Within Scomber japonicus isolate fScoJap1 chromosome 18, fScoJap1.pri, whole genome shotgun sequence, the genomic segment TCACAGCCAACTGAAAGTTCAAATGCTTCACAGATAtgcagcagattttttttagttttttaccCCGATTTCACTGCCTTGTGTTTCTCTAATtcctttgtatttttgtgtgctTCTATTTCAGATTCTCTGTAAAGACTCTCCTAGAAAAGTACACAGCAGAGCCCATAGATGACTCATCTGAGGAGTTTATTAACTTCGCTGCCATTTTAGAGCACATCCTCAGCCACCGCTTCAAAGGTAACACAACAGGTAACATATAACACAGgaagagatggatggataagTCAATATAACCTGAAATCTACTGCATTTATAATATTGTAAACCTTAACCATGGTGCCAAATTCTCAGGAGAAAAACCGATATGATAATAGAGTCAGCTATACTGTTGCCGTGGTTGTTGCTAACAGTGAGGGCTGCTGTCAGAGCAGAAATgattcatttgtgtgtttaaatcttGGACCAGGTTCAGGAAGCTGGTTCAGCTCAGACGGACAGCGCAGTTTCTGGGAATATATCCGGCTGGCATGCAGCAAGGTGCAGAATAACTGCATCGCCAGCATAGAAAACATAGAGAACATCAGCACATCACGAGCCAAGGCAAGGATATTTGTATGcataagtgtgtgtatgcatgaggGAGAGTGTCtctgggcgtgtgtgtgtgtgtgtgtgtgtgtgtgtgtggcagtgcaAGATAGAGCAGCAAAGAAAGCCCTCTGTTCCTACTCACTTCTTACGTCGTCCTACATGTGCAGGGCCGGGCATGGATTCGAGTGGCGCTGATGGAGAAACGTCTGTCTGAATATGTGTCCACTGCCCTGAGGGACACCAGAACGACCAGGTCAGACTAATGATTTAAATAGTTTAGGTGGGAAATTTGAGACTCTGTAAACGGCCttaatgttttctgtctgttgaGCCGTGGTGGCTGTGACTGGTCGTTCAAGCTCCCCAGTTATTCTGCTTAtagaaaaaatgatttaaaaaactgtaaaaaaggaaagtacaagcacacacattgcATTACGAACATcaaatatattgtaatattcTTTCATTAGGTTGCGGTTGGTAGACTCACtgttaaatcattattatgtCTCAAAGTTCAGAGATGATattcacctcttcttcttcttacagACGGTTTTATGATGATGGAGCCATTATGCTGAGAGAGGAGGCCACAGTCCTGACCGGCATGCTGATCGGACTGAGCGCCATTGATTTCAGGTGAAGAGTCCaacatacagtgtgtttaaAAGTACAAGCTCATTCATCATTCATAGATTTTCTATCAAcaaaaatatgttatatatatatatgggggCTCTTAACCTTTTCTGTACAGTTACATTGTTTGAATGTGATATATTCTGTCCTGTTTTTTAAGATCAGAGGGAACTTCACATCACACTATGATAATGAGATAGTTCACATATTTTTAtagtcatttttattaaattaacaaataaatatcAGTCTTAAAAATCCACTGTGACTTTCCGCTTATCATTTGACTCCACATGTGATctcatacatttatatattaatgaGATTTAAACGTGCTATctcatgttaaatgtgttttgtaccAACTTTGTGAGAGAAAGTATGTTTTGCACTAACACCATACAGTATGAAAAtgctcttttttcatttttgaaatattATGTAACTCCATATGTTTGCAGTatttacacacattaaatatttaggACACAGATCAACATTTCATAAAAGTTGGAGTAAGTATAAGAGTCAGAGATCTTCCTATGAACAAGTTTTTATTTGATCTCTGTTTCCGTGCAGCTTTTGCTTGAAGGGGGAGACTCTGGATGGGAAATCCCCGGCTGTGATTGACTACACACCCTACCTGAAGTTCACCCAGAGGTGAGACTCATCCAACCTTCTGtcactgcatgtgtgtgggcTTTTACAACACTGTAAAcctcctgcttctcctgctgTGTAGCTACGACTACCTGAGTGATGAGGATGACCGGCGCAGCGTGGACAGCAGTAACAGTGAGGAGAGCGTCCCTGAGCATCCCTACATCCCCCTGGTGACCGACGAGGAGAGCTGGAGCAACAAGTGTCGCAAGATGGAGCAGAGGTTTAAGATCGTCTACGCCCAGAAGGTGACTTTAAAACTAACTTGTAGCTGTTTAATTCTTATATCTCTCTACAAGCGTCTACACATAAATCTCTTATCTCCTTTTTTCTGCAGGGTTACCTGGAGGAGCTGGTCCGCCTGCGTGAGTCACAGCTGAAGAACGTGGAGACGGAGAACAAGCGTCTGAGAGCCAAGGTGGAGGAGCTGACGGCCCAGAGTCAACAGGAGAAGAAGGAGCTGGAGGCCA encodes:
- the rundc3aa gene encoding RUN domain-containing protein 3A isoform X1; this translates as MESGCVQTAMAMGLTSKKASARSVGVERKNLITVCRFSVKTLLEKYTAEPIDDSSEEFINFAAILEHILSHRFKGNTTGSGSWFSSDGQRSFWEYIRLACSKVQNNCIASIENIENISTSRAKGRAWIRVALMEKRLSEYVSTALRDTRTTRRFYDDGAIMLREEATVLTGMLIGLSAIDFSFCLKGETLDGKSPAVIDYTPYLKFTQSYDYLSDEDDRRSVDSSNSEESVPEHPYIPLVTDEESWSNKCRKMEQRFKIVYAQKGYLEELVRLRESQLKNVETENKRLRAKVEELTAQSQQEKKELEAIVLELQAQLSSLMPCDSSHLAKDLSIPLVNQWSTITNNQGDVKLFRRRSFHSFEQLSAEVSLNSDSQKTDGRQNGDAAWTSGGKDNTPSMLGLCGSLASLPSSKSLASLKSSECLVNISTEPSPALSPS
- the rundc3aa gene encoding RUN domain-containing protein 3A isoform X2, giving the protein MESGCVQTAMAMGLTSKKASARSVGVERKNLITVCRFSVKTLLEKYTAEPIDDSSEEFINFAAILEHILSHRFKGSGSWFSSDGQRSFWEYIRLACSKVQNNCIASIENIENISTSRAKGRAWIRVALMEKRLSEYVSTALRDTRTTRRFYDDGAIMLREEATVLTGMLIGLSAIDFSFCLKGETLDGKSPAVIDYTPYLKFTQSYDYLSDEDDRRSVDSSNSEESVPEHPYIPLVTDEESWSNKCRKMEQRFKIVYAQKGYLEELVRLRESQLKNVETENKRLRAKVEELTAQSQQEKKELEAIVLELQAQLSSLMPCDSSHLAKDLSIPLVNQWSTITNNQGDVKLFRRRSFHSFEQLSAEVSLNSDSQKTDGRQNGDAAWTSGGKDNTPSMLGLCGSLASLPSSKSLASLKSSECLVNISTEPSPALSPS